A region of the Conyzicola lurida genome:
TCGTGCACAGCCGGGTCCGCCCGTGGACCCGTGACCGCGTCACTACGACGTCGTTCGCCTGGATCGCGGTCGTGGCCGTCGTCGCCTCGGTCTGGATCTCCGCGACCCAGGGCAGCAACTTCACGAACTTCTGGCTCAACGCCGGCATCGCGTTCAACCGGCTCTGGCCGCCGGCACTCGCCGAGAGCAACTGGGAGGCCACCGCCGAGAAGCTGTTCGAGACCGTGCAGATCGCCGGAGCCGCCACGCTGCTGGCGCTCGTCTTCTCGATCATCATCGGCTCGTTCGCCGCCCGCAACGTCGCCCCGAACGGTGCGGTGCGCACCGGTTTCCGGTTCTTGCTCGTCGGAATCCGCGGCCTTCCCGAGCTGCTGCTCTGCATCTTCTTCATCATCCTCACGGGCCTCGGCCCCGGTGCCGCCGTGATCGCGCTCGGCATCGGCGGCGTCGGCCTGCTCGGCAAGCTGATGGCCGACTCGCTCGAAGAGGTCGACCCGGGACCGGAGCACGCGCTGCGTGCCACCGGCGCGACCCGCGCGCAGATCTTCGTCTCGGCGACCCTGCCGCAGGCGGCGCCCGCGTTCGTCGGGCACGCGCTCTACCTGTTCGACACCAACATCCGCGCCGCGACCATCCTCGGCATCGTGGGAGCCGGCGGCATCGGCTACATGCTCGCGGGAGCGGCGCGCATCAACCAGCACGAGCTGCTGGTGCTGCTGCTCTGCGTGCTCGTCATCGTGTTCGTCGTCGAGGCGATCTCGTCCTGGGTGCGGCAGCTGATCAAGTGAGCTCCGATTTTTCCCCGGTGGCGGCGAACCCGGTGACCACCCACGACTACGACCTGATCGTCGTCGGTGCCGGCATCGTCGGCTTGGGCGCGGCTCTCGAGGGCGTCGACCGCGGGCTCCGGGTCGCGGTCGTCGAGCGGGCGGCGGCGATCACCGGTTCGTCGGTGCGCAACTTCGGGCACATCGGTGTGACGGGGCAATCGGGCGCGGCCCTCGAGTACGCACTCGAGACGCGGTCGCGGCTGCTGCGGCTCGGCCGCGAGGCCGGATTGTCGGTGTCGCAGCGCGGCGCGACCATCGCCGCGCGCGGCAGCGACGAGCTCGCGCTGCTCGCCCTGCTCGCCGAAGAACGGGGGAGCGACCAGGTCGTGCTCGCGACGGCGGCCGAGTTTGCCGAGACCACCCCCGTGCGCGACCCGTCGCTCAGCGGCGGGGCGTACCTGCCGCTCGACCTGCAGGTCGACCCGCGTACCGCGGCACCGCAACTGGCGGCCTGGCTCGAGGAGCGCGGCGTGACCTTCCACTGGCGCCGCGCCGTGCTCGGCATCGAACCGGGAACCGTGCACACCGCCGCGGGCGAACTGCACGCCGAGCGCATCGTCGTCGCGGTCAACTTCGACGTCGACCAGTTCTTCCCCGAGGTCGCGGCCGCCGCGCAGCTGCGTCGCTGCGGGCTCGACATGCTCGCGCTCGACTGGTCGGGCCGCCGTCCGCTCGACCGGCCGCTGCTCACCGGCTCGTCGATGCTGCGCTACTCCGCCTTCGCGCAGCTCGACGGGTACGCCGCGCTGCGCGACCGCTACCGCCGCGATTTCCCGGCCGTCGTCGACCTCGATATCAATCAGATGTACACGCAGCGGCCCACCGGGCAGCTGATCGTCGGCGACACCCACTACCGCGGCGACGCGATCCTCCCGTTCCAGGCCGAATCGTCGTTCGACGAGCTGCTCGCCCTGACCCGTGGGCTGTTCGGCGTCGACGACCTGCGCGTCGTCGAGCGCTGGCAGGGCGTCTACGCGAGCGCCCCCGACGAATTCCTGCTGCACTCGCCCGGCGACGGCGTGCGGGTCGCGTCGGTCACGACCGGCATCGGTATGACGACCGGGCTCGGGCTCGCGGCATCCGTCGTTCGAGAACTTCTCTAAACACCAAGGAAAGGCACCACCCATGACCGACATCACCCTCGCCGTCCTCGACATGGCCGGAACCACCGTGAGCGACGACGGCGTGGTCGAGCAGTCGTTCGCGGATGCCTACGACGCGACGCCGGTGCTGCACGGCTTCGGCACCCGTGACGCGGTGCGCGCCTACGCGAAGGCGACCATGGGCCAGTCGAAGATCGAGGTCTTCGGCGAGCTCACCTCGAGCTACGACGACGCGGTCGTGGCGAACCTCGCGTTCGAGAAGGCCTTCGCCGACCTCGTCGCGTCGGGCGCCTGCACCCCGTTGCCCGGAGCGGTCGAGACGATCACGCGGCTCCGCGACTCGGGCATCGCCGTGGTGCTCACCACCGGGTTCTCGAAGCAGACGCAGGACGCGCTGATCGACTCGCTCGGCTGGGGCGACCTTGTCGACCTCGCGCTCTGCCCCGCGGACGCCGGCCGCGGACGCCCGTTCCCCGACCTCAACCTGACCGCGCTCATCCGCTCGCGGACGCTCGGGGTGCAGAACATGCTCGTCGCCGGCGACACCTCGACCGACATGCTGAGCGCCACCCGCGCCGGAGCCGCCTACGCGGTCGGCGTGCTGAGCGGCGCGCACGACGAGGAACTGCTGCGCGCGAACGGGGCGACCGACATCCTGGCGGGCGTCGCCGGGATCCCCGCGCTGCTCGGCCTCGACGGCTGATACGGCTGACACGGCCATAGG
Encoded here:
- a CDS encoding TIGR03364 family FAD-dependent oxidoreductase is translated as MSSDFSPVAANPVTTHDYDLIVVGAGIVGLGAALEGVDRGLRVAVVERAAAITGSSVRNFGHIGVTGQSGAALEYALETRSRLLRLGREAGLSVSQRGATIAARGSDELALLALLAEERGSDQVVLATAAEFAETTPVRDPSLSGGAYLPLDLQVDPRTAAPQLAAWLEERGVTFHWRRAVLGIEPGTVHTAAGELHAERIVVAVNFDVDQFFPEVAAAAQLRRCGLDMLALDWSGRRPLDRPLLTGSSMLRYSAFAQLDGYAALRDRYRRDFPAVVDLDINQMYTQRPTGQLIVGDTHYRGDAILPFQAESSFDELLALTRGLFGVDDLRVVERWQGVYASAPDEFLLHSPGDGVRVASVTTGIGMTTGLGLAASVVRELL
- a CDS encoding HAD family hydrolase: MTDITLAVLDMAGTTVSDDGVVEQSFADAYDATPVLHGFGTRDAVRAYAKATMGQSKIEVFGELTSSYDDAVVANLAFEKAFADLVASGACTPLPGAVETITRLRDSGIAVVLTTGFSKQTQDALIDSLGWGDLVDLALCPADAGRGRPFPDLNLTALIRSRTLGVQNMLVAGDTSTDMLSATRAGAAYAVGVLSGAHDEELLRANGATDILAGVAGIPALLGLDG